From Tursiops truncatus isolate mTurTru1 chromosome 13, mTurTru1.mat.Y, whole genome shotgun sequence:
GACGCTggcttggtggtggtgggggggggggcgtgtccTCCCTGGGCCTGGGTGATGAGAGACATGAGGGGTGTCAGCCCCACCCAATCCTGGAGAATCTGCCCCCATGTCCACCACAGCCCCTCAGGACTCCAGACCAGGACTCCCTCCCTGTAGGGTCCCTGCAGAAGTGTGGCTGCCCTCCAGGACCTGGCCTCACCCTgaggctgccccccaccccccaggcagcTCTTCTTCAATGGGACAGAACCCCTGAGTCCTCATGACCCACTCCCGTGGCCCGCGCTGGCCGCCACCCTGGAGACCGTGGCTGCGGAAGGCGCAGAGGCCCTCTACACAGGGAGGCTGGGCCAGATGTTGCTGGAGGACGTTGCCAAGGAAGGTCAGCACGTGAGGCCCCACAGCCCCGTTCCGCCAGAGAAAGAGGGGTTGGGCGCCAGGGCTGAGGGTGGGTccggccctcccctcccctcgccctGAGAGGGGGCCAGCTGCTCCCAGGGCTTGGAGAGGTCGTTGCCCAAGTCATGCCCACTGCTGGTCTCAGGGACCTTGCAGTCAAAGCCCCCGAGGAGCAGGACCCTGAGGGTTAGGGCCACGAGACAGGAGCTATCGGTGGCTGCAGGGGTGCTCCTGGGCCTGGAGTTGGCCACCCTCGGTCTCTCAGAGGCCAGCTTGCCTCCCCCACCttctcccactctcccctccaACCTGCCCGTCCCTGGCCTCTGTCCACCCATCCCCCAGCCCTGAGGCCACTGCCCACAGGCCCAGCACCACCCCTCTGAGCCTAGAAGGCTAGGGAACGAGGGGGGCCCCCACTGTGTAAACCAAGGTCCCTGGCTGACACTCTGCACCTCGTTTCCCCGTCTGTACATGGAGTCCTCTGTCTcaccccagggagcctgctgaccCCGCAGGACCTGGCATCATTCCGGCCTGAGGTGGTGGACGCCCTGGAGATGCCCCTGGGGGACTACACCCTGTACTCACCGCCACCGCCTGCAGGGGGCGCGATTCTCAGCTTTGTCCTCAATGTGCTCAAAGGTGAGGCCCCCAGGAGCCAGGGGGTCTGGCGCCCGTGAACTGAATTCCAGGCCCAGCCAGGCTCTGGGTAGCCACTGCCTCCTCCAGCTCAGCCCCCTCCTCAGATGCTGAAGACTGGGCTGAGGAGTGGGCCAGGACGGTGTGTTCTGGAGCTGGCCTCCAGTGTGGCCCACGCCTGGGCTCTGCTGAAGAGTCTGCAGACATCTACCCACTAAGTGCCCCCAGGTGACCCCGGCGCAGGGCACAGGTGCAGTGGCTCTGCAGGTGGTGAGCTGCCGGTCCAGTGTGTGCAGCTAGGGCTGAGGCCCAGCCTATTGCAGCCTGCAAGGGGGTTGTGGGGTGCGGGAGGCATCCTGGCAGCGTCCAGAGATGGGGCTGCCTGATGCAGCCtgtggctgccgtaacaaagtatcacaaattACCAAAACCTGGTGGCtcagacaacagaaatttattctctcatagttctggagccCAGAAATTCAAAATCAGGGTGCCTGCAGGGCCACATTCCTTCCGGGGGGCctgggggagaatctgttctttgcctcttccagcttccggcGTCTGCCAGCATTCCtaggcttgtggctgcatccctgCAGTTTCAGCCtccctcttctctgtgtctgttttataAGGATATATGTGATTACATTTAGCGCCCacccggataatccaggataatccactcctctcaagatccttaatttaatcacaattTGCCATACAAGGTAATATTCACTCTTTTTCCATATAAGGTTTTCACAGGTTCTGAGAATTAGGACATGGACAAATCTTTCTCAACCCACTACACAGGATGACACCCACCTgcgcccaccccctccccagggttCAACTTTTCCGCGGAGTCAGTGGCCAGGCCCGAGGGGAGGGTGAACTTGTACCATCACCTCGTGGAGACGCTCAAGTTTGCTAGGGGGCAGAGGTGGCGGCTGTGGGATCCTCGAAGCCACCCGGAGGTCCAGGTGAGGTGCCCTGAGCTGGTGGAgagcccccttccctgccccagggCTCGGCATGAAGGGAGGGTCAGGCCGACGGGTGCTCCATCCACAGACCCTGAGAGCCCGGCGGGTGAGGCTGGAGGGGTGTGTACATGGTTGGTTCTAGAACCGGATGGCCTGGCAGTGGGCCAGAGCAGGGAGGCTACAGCAGTCTGAAGGGAGCCCTGGAGGGGCAGGTACGGGAAGGCAGTGGTGGCGCTGCATCTCTGACACCCTTAGGGGACCACCTGGCCTCTCACTGACCCTGTCACCTGTCTGCCCACCCCAGAACGCCTCCCAGGACCTGCTGGGGGAGGCTCTGGCCCAGCACATCCACCAGCAGATCGACACCCGGGGTGACCACCAGCTCAGCCACTACAGCCTGGCCGAGACCTGGAGCCACAGGATGGGCACGGCCCACGTGTCCGTGCTGGGCGAGGATGGCAGCGCTGTGTCTGCCACCAGCACCATCAATACGCCGTACGTGGGGCCGGGGGCAGGCGGGCAGGCCCCACTCCACCCCCTAGACCTcagccctccacccccagcctggcctcccaGCACCTCCCTGGCTGTGTCCATCGAGTGGTACCTTGTTTTCCCCTCTCCTGTGTCAAAAGGGTCCTGCACCCTGACACCTCTGGCTGAAAAGGCTGCTGATGGGGTGGCCCTGAGCCGGGATGAGGACGGGCCTTACAACCAGGAGGATGCCGTGGTGGGGGACAAGGTGGATCtttgggggcagggccagggagggAAGAGCAGCTCCAGGATGCTGGAGGACAGCTGCTAAAACGAGGAGCTTCTGGAGCGCTGGGGTGCAGCCCACGTGTGTCGGGAGCCCACGGCCTgcgcccagctctgcctctgtccACAGCTTTGGAGCCATGGTGTACTCACCGCGCACGGGCATCCTCCTCAACAACGAGCTCCTGGACCTGTGCTGGAGGTACCGGCGGGGCTCCGGAGTCACCCCACCTCCCGGTGAGCACAATGCCCCCGGGCgagaggagggaaggcaggaaggccGGGCAGGCCCAGCACAGAGACAGGGATGGAGGGGGTGGCCCCGGGGGGCGCTGGCTCAGAAGCGAGGCTGCACTGATACCTGTCCGGCCTCCAGTTCCAGGTGAGCGGCCCCCTTCATCCATGGTCCCCTCCATCTTGGTCAACGCAGCCCAGGGGTCGAAGCTGGTGATTGGCGGGGCTGGCGGGGAGCTCATCAtctctgctgtggcccaggtgaGTCTGGGGGCTCCTGGATGGAACATGCCCTTGCTGGGCGGCCCTGTTGTCCTCATGTCCtgggaggggttggggagggtggctggtgcccctccctccctccctgcctgcatCCTTCTCTCCCCAAACAGGCCATCATGAACAAGCTGTGGCTGGGCCTTGACCTGCAAGCTGCCATTGCAGCCCCCATCCTGCACGTGGACAGCAAGGGCCGGGTAGAGTACGAGCCCAGCTTCAGCCAGGTGAGGCCGTGGGCCGAGAGACCGCTAGACAGACGCCTCAGCGCTTGCCTTCAGAGCCCCTGGTGGGCCTCAGCTTTTGAGTGTGCCCGGTGCACTTTGGCTCTGGGGGCCACCAGGAGTTGAGAAGCTCCATGGGGGAGGCAACAGGCAGCTGGTCTCCCCGGCAGGGGACAGGGTGTTGTTCACACGACTCCCAGAACGAGCTCCCCTGCACCCTGGTCCCTGCTCTTTCTGGGCCGTTCTATCCGGAAGCTACTTTCCCCGGCTGAGGCCTCTCGGACCCTCCCTCATGGTGATCTGCTTCCTTGTGCGATCTGCAGCTTTTATCTGCGGGTTTATTTCTCAAGGAGTCTATTATTCCTGGGAGTCTGCAGAGGGATCTCCCTCCATGGCATTGGGTTCTTGGTTCCCCACACAAGCAGGCCCAGGAGCTGAATTCTCTTGTGggactcccagcccctcccctcctcctgggcaGATGGCTGGCCTCCTTGGAAGGTCTCTGGGCTGGCAGATGCCCTCACTAGGACCCACTTTAAAGGACTAGCAGCTTTTCAAGACTCCAAACTTCATGCCCAGGGTCCATTCAAGCAGCTGGGGTTCAAGGTCATCAAAGCTGCCTTTCCTGTTATGAGCTTCTCTGGTCTCAAGGCCGCCTCCCAGGGCCCTTGGAATTTTGAGGACCACAGAGTGAGGGGCCTTGAGTCCAAGGGGGTGTGTAGTCCTGAGAACCTTGGTCTTTGGGCCTGGAGACTAAGGACCTCAGCCCGTCAGGCCCAAACTCTCAGAGTCCGaggccctccctcccagcctccctccctccctgtgcaGGGTCCTCCCCGTGGCAGGAGGGCTTGGTGCTCTCCCAGGACTCATCCTCTTAGGCCCTTCTCCTTGACCTTGACTGAAGGTCTTTACTCTGTGAACACCATTCTCCAAGGACCTCAACTCTGAGAATTTGGACCTGACAGCCTGGAATCCAGAGAACCCCGAGCCCACGGCCCTCAGCTCCCTGGAAGGTTAGCGTGTTGGCCACACAGGTCTGGACCTCCCATGGAGAACATCTGAGGCACTGGGTGGAGACCTGGAGTCTCCAAGGGCCCTCAGAGCCAAGGCCCAGGCCTGAGGCCAGGAGGGTCCTTGTTCCTCAGGGCCTTGGAGTTTGGCCACTACGACGCTAAAGAATGGTCTCTGAGGACCACAGGTCCTGCTGTGGCTGTGAGGAGCTGGGCCTTCCAACCTAAGGACACTAGGTAATTAGCACGTCAGGCAGAGACACACCCAAGGCCATAGCGCCTGGAGACCTCGCCGTACCCATGGCTCAGGTCCTGGAGGCCCTGGTCCTGGGGACTGCAGGGCACCTGGAACTGAGGGCCCTGGTGGGCGGGGGTCCTTGGCCTTAAGTGGGAATGCGGGGCCCGAGTAACACAGGTCTCCACGTGCCAGGATCTGTGTGAAGAGTCACAGACTGGCAAGTGTGGGGACCAGGCCCCGAGGCAAGTTACTCGGGTGCTCAGACACCAACACCTGGGCCCTGACGCCCTCCAATTCCACACACTCACCGTCTCAGACCTGAGCCTTTACAGCCCGTGCTCGTAGTGCCTCACCCTTGGGGACCGCTGGTGCCCGTGGCCTGGGGTCCATGTCCTTGGACTCATGGGTGTTCAGCAGCCTCTAGCTGACTCCTCCACCAGCGGGGCGGGGCCCTGGAGAGTCTGGAACACCCGTCTTCTCATGCTGGTGTTGAGACGGCAGGTCCTGAGCTGCCAACAACGCTGGCACCAGGGCCATCCCTCCTGTCCAGGGCAGGAGCCAGATGTTGAGCTGGGCCTTTCTTATGTATGGGTGACCTGGGACTCCAAAGGGCCCAAGCTCTGCCTTCTAGAAGACTTTGCTTTCAAGGTCCTCAAAACGTTGAAAGCTATCTTCTCCACAGAAGCCCTTGGACTCCTTGGTTGTCACGTTGAGGCCCCTGGTGTCCTTGATCCAGGACAGAAGTGAACCTGCATCTCAGCTTCCTTCTAGTCCAGGCGATGTCCTCCTATCATATCCCCTGGAGCCCAGGCTTCTCTCTGGGGCCTTTGGAGTGGGAGGCCGTAGACTCCATGCCTGCAGACAAGGCTGCGTCCAGCGCCCCTCTGTCCTCTCCCAGACCGCCCCTGCCAGTCCTGCCTCCTCGGCCAGGGTCCTCAGCTCCCTGCCCGGGTCCCAGCCCCTCCATGACCagccttctctcctctccaggaGGTGAAGAAGGGGCTCCAGTACCGGGGCCAGAGCCAGACCGAGAGGCCCGTTTTCCTGAACGTGGTCCAGGCCGTGTCCCAGGACGGGGCCTGTGTGTACGCCGCAGCGGACCCCAGGAAGGGTGGGGAGCCCTCAGGCTACTAAAGAGGCTGCTCCCTCCCCAGAGCTGGGATCCCACCCAGCACATGTCCAGGCTAGCCTGGTCCGGCAGAATCTGGACCCCTTGGCTGGACGGTCAGCCTGGGGCTTCAAGAGGTGGGGACAGCCCAGCAGATGGATGGCTGTGGGGGCCgagccctgccctcccagagcccCTGTGGCCCTGCCCTGACCCCTCCAACCTCCCCAGGCCTCTCACCCAGGACTGGGCCCCCACTCCCCGAAACCCCATTCCCCACCTGTGTATCTTCCAGTCCAAGATTAAAGAAAAGGCTGCACCACGCCTGATTCAGGgttgaggtggggaggggacctTCAGAAAGCACGTGCAGTGAGCTGCAGCCCTCCACACACACCACCACGGAGCCAGGGAAACCAGACACGGGCTGGGCCTTCTCCAGGCCACCCCTGGACACTTGCTGGGGCTCCGCACACGCCGTTGGGAGGAAGGCAGGGGTGTGGCCTGGGGGCACCTGTCCCTGGCTCCTGGGGGCCCTTGGCCCAGGCCCGTCCTGGAGCTTGTCCTCCGTGCCAGGAAAAGGCTGGATGAAGCGAGACCTaagccctccccagcccccaactcCAACATGTTCTCACCCTCAGCACTGTTGATGTTTTGCGTGAGTCATTCTTCGCGGGGGTGCTGTCCACGCACTGTAGGCGGtgcagcagcatccctggcctcccctTGCTAGGTGCAgggtcaccccacccccacagccaGTCACCAAACCACCCCCGATTGAGACCCGCAAGCCCCCAGCCACCGTGGATGGCTCTGCCAGCTCCCGAGTGTGCCACCctccctgggggggggggtcctgccCCATGCCGAGTCCTGGGAGCATTGGGAGTTCCTGTTTCACCCCAAACATCCCACAGGGGTGTACCTCCGCCTGGAAGGGCGCCACTACAGATCCGTCACCTCCCATTCTGCCTGGAGTTCAGCCGCACAGGACGGGCTGGGTGTTGCTCCTGTGCCTGCTGGGACAGAGCACTACACACCGAGGGCCTTCAGACAACAGACACCCTCGCCGCAGTGCCTCCCAGCTGCATCCCCAGAGCATGAGAACGGTGTCCCTGCACTCCTGACTCACCCTCTGCCATCCCTGGGACCCTCACCGTCCCCTGGAGCCTCAGTTACCACTTGTGAACTGATGGGTCCCCGCCCAGGCTCTAGCCCAGGTTTCTGGACCATCAGACTCACATACCCACTCACccgcccacctcccacctcccacctccagaGCACCTGGGATCCACAGGCACCTCGGACTCAATACACCCAACCAGAAGCCAGCTCTGAGGCAGCCGGAAGTTCTCTGgtgcccccctctcccccctccatgATAGtcacccagtcctctccctccaTATGCGTGGCTTGGCCTTGGTTCCATCCCTTCGTCCCTTTCTGCCTCCTTGCCGCTGCCACAGCCTCGATCCACTCCCTACTCGTGACAGTGATGAGCCTTGGAAAATGCATACCTGATCCTGCCATGAGGCCACACAGAGCCCTCCTTGGCTTCTGGGGGCCCCCGGAGGAAGCCCATTCCTCTTGCTCCCTGCTCATCCCACCCTAGGTTACTtgcctggcccctgcccacatCCCTCTTGGACCACAGGTAATGCCAACCAAGATGCATTCCCAGCCCAGTTAGCGACTCTTACAGCCTCTTTAAACATCTTGTTACACAGAGGAAATCAAAGCGGTATCTTCAAAATAACATTCACATCAATACAGATCAGCCCCCACAGAATATAGCTAAAGCAGGGCTCAGAGGAAAATATATTGccttaaataattacattaataataatcaaaacaaaatatctaACATACCAAGTTAGTAAAAGAACAACCAGAACAGTAAGGAAGGCGAGAGGAAGAATTTAGTAACAACTGAAGCAGAAATTGATAAGCTTGAAGTCAGAAGAACAGATCTTTGAAAAAGATATATAAGCTATTAGCTAGCCAATTAGTAAAAATGAAGGACGtgtaaatacacacaaaaaagaaatgagaacggGGAAATAAGCTATAGAGGAAGTTAGAAGTACTAGAAAAGATtactcattttaataaaaataactttggaAACTTGACAAAATAAATTCCTTTCTAGGATGATGTAAGTAGAATTGCGATACTCAACACATACTAAAAACATTGGCACTTATCTGAAATTCAGGTTTAATTGGGCAGGCTTTCTTTTtacttgctaaatctggcaagCTTAAGTATAAATGACAAACGGGTCCAAGAAAGAGCAAAGGTCTAGACATGTCAGTGATcacaaaaaaaaactgagaacGTGGCAGGAACACTGGTCTATCTCAAATGCCCTTCTGGAAAGTTTCCCAGGCGAAGTGTGTCCTGCCGTTAGGATCAGAGGCCTGTCTTGCCAGTTAAGCCGCCACAGTGTAGAGCCCGGAGGAACATTTCCACATTCACTTTATGAAGTCAGCATAGGACTAGCCCCAAACTTGGCAAAGCACACCAAAGGCCAGTTGTGTTTGGGAAACAACACAAAACTCCTCAAACAAATACAAGCAAGGAGACTCCAAGCAACACATTCAAAAGGACAGGGTGTCCGGGTGGGGCCAACACCACTACTGATGGGAATGTCCATGAGAGGGACTTGTGCTCCTTTCACCAGAGGAGAAAAATCACGGAGTCCTCTCCATGGagaggcatttgacaaaattcagcactcattcttttttttttttttttttttttgctgtacacgggcctctcactgttgtggcctctcccgttgaggagcacaggctccggacgtgcaggttcagtggccgtggctcacgggcccagccgctctgcggcatgtgggatcctcccggaccggggcacgaacccgtgtcccctgcatcggcaggcggactctcaaccactgcgccaccagggaagccctcaacactcattcttgatttaaaaaaacataacaaaacaaaaaacccacagacaaaacaacaacagaacactgaataaaatggaaataaatggatATTCCCTTAACATGAATAAATATCTCAAAACAACAGTAACATCTGTTGGACACTGACCACGGCTAGGTGCTACTCTattgctttacatgtattaattcacgTAATTCTCCCTAATGAAAGGGAGCTATGATGAGGCCCATCTTACAACGAGAGTACTGATGTACTGAAGCTCCCAGGGCCCTGTGGAGTAAGTGCCAGAGGTGGAAACTGGGGagacagatggagaaaatgagtcttgacccctacctcataccatatacagaaattaatTTGAGATGAATCTTAGGCCTAAAtgggaaaactaaaataaatgctTGGGCAGCCAGTCCAGAATCATTTATTACAAAGACATTCATTTTCCTCATTGAATCGCATCAGTGCTtttgtgaaacaaacaaaaaaactcaagtAAACCAAGCCATCAGATTTAAAAACACACTGTAAACATACAGTAGGTTAAAACAGCATATGAATAAACCTCAGAAATCAATCAACCACAACACAAAGTtcacaaagaaatgcaaatatatgGGGATTTTGTCTGCTAAAAGAGCATTTCAAAGCAGTAGGAAAAAGATGAATTGCTGACAATCAGTATTAGAACAAGTGGGTAGCCACCTGGAAAACAGTAAAGTGGGACCCCGGCCTTTTATTTATACCAAATTAAATGCCAGTTGGACCAAAGATTTAAGagttaaaaatgaaaccatacaaatattgtaaaaaaatgggagaaaaaaattttatttatgttcttaGAGTAGGGAAGTCCTTTCTTAGGCATGACCTAAAATCAAGAAGCCACATtaaagggactttcctggtggtccagtgggtaagactccacactcccaatgcagggggcctgggttcgatccctggtcagggaactagatcctgcttgctgcaactaataGTTCGCGTGaggcaactaaagatcccacgtgccacaactaagacctggcgcagcctaaattaattaattaaaaaaaaaaaagaagccatacTAAGGAAAGGataaattgggacttccctggcagttcagtggttaagactctgtccttccaatgcagggggcaggtttgatccttggtcggagaactgagatcccacatgccatgcagcgtggccaaaatatttaaaaaaaaaaaaagaaaagaaatttgaacacataaaaattttaaattttgatgtgaaaaatatttcaaaagaccAATGAAAACCGTGTGGAAAGACAGTTTCAGTGCGTGATCTGGGGCTGgttactttaatatttaatatcaaaGACCAAGTATCCATTAGAAAGATGCACGGGGATATGACTCATTAGACCACAGAAAGAGAACTACAAATCGCCATTTCAACATATACAGAATTGCTCAACCTCACTGATAAATGCGCCAATGAAAAAACAATGAGATCCACAGGGACAAAGCAAACGGCTCCAGCCCAAAGGCTTCCTCTGTGAACGCTTCCAAACACTGATGCAACAAAAAACACCAGTCTTACACTAACTCTTCctgagaacagaacagagaaaacaCTGCCCAACTTTTAATAAGGCCAGCATAATCCTGAgaacaaaacctgacaaagaaACTTCATGAAAGAAAAGTAGAGGGTGATTTCATTCATGCACAGATGCAAGATTCCTAAATGAAATCTGAGCAAGCCAAATTCATATATAGAAATTCATCACTACCAATCTGGGTTTATTCTGGGAATGCGTGATTGGTTGAACATTACAAAATCAAGCAATGCAATTCACTGTATTAACATGCtaatagaataaagaagaaaaatcattcaccatctcaataaatgcagaaaagcatttgataaaatctgccaactttcacaataaaaattctcagtaactagaaatagaagaaaacttccttCATTTTATAAGTTGCGGCTACAAAACCCTACAGTAAACATCATACTTCATGGTAAAACATACAAGCCTTCCTTTTGAGATTGAGACCAATTCCTTTTGAGATGGAAACATGCATTGCTAGCTTTCATCATTTCCTTTCCGTACTGAAAGAGAAGTCCTTGCCAGGGCAATAaggtgagaaaaaagaacaaaaggtaTAATTGGAAAGGAGGA
This genomic window contains:
- the GGT5 gene encoding glutathione hydrolase 5 proenzyme isoform X7 encodes the protein MPSTALPHPEPHDESQATSSLGWAAALPSVSHQGAHGPGVSSWEPWYLFSPAGVQPHHNQHTLRKNSPQTPCCLASCQGQDGLKTGSPGGWPAPPLRAMAQGHGATVSMVLLGLGLALAIIVPIVVVSWHRVHCGPQAFAHAAVAADSKICSDIGRAILQQHGSPVDATIAALVCTGVVNPQSMGLGGGVIFTIYNASTGKVEVINARETVPASHVPGLLDQCKQAQPLGTGAQWIGVPGELRGYAEAHHRHGHLPWAQLFRPTIALLRGGLRVPRILSRFLHSSYLRPSLHASSLRQLFFNGTEPLSPHDPLPWPALAATLETVAAEGAEALYTGRLGQMLLEDVAKEGSLLTPQDLASFRPEVVDALEMPLGDYTLYSPPPPAGGAILSFVLNVLKGFNFSAESVARPEGRVNLYHHLVETLKFARGQRWRLWDPRSHPEVQNASQDLLGEALAQHIHQQIDTRGDHQLSHYSLAETWSHRMGTAHVSVLGEDGSAVSATSTINTPFGAMVYSPRTGILLNNELLDLCWRYRRGSGVTPPPVPGERPPSSMVPSILVNAAQGSKLVIGGAGGELIISAVAQAIMNKLWLGLDLQAAIAAPILHVDSKGRVEYEPSFSQEVKKGLQYRGQSQTERPVFLNVVQAVSQDGACVYAAADPRKGGEPSGY
- the GGT5 gene encoding glutathione hydrolase 5 proenzyme isoform X6, with translation MPSTALPHPEPHDESQATSSLGWAAALPSVSHQGAHGPGVSSWEPWYLFSPAGVQPHHNQHTLRKNSPQTPCCLASCQGQDGLKTGSPGGWPAPPLRAMAQGHGATVSMVLLGLGLALAIIVPIVVVSWHRVHCGPQAFAHAAVAADSKICSDIGRLPVSVWAQSRDTWLRGGVSPAWSRRISVPELRRAILQQHGSPVDATIAALVCTGVVNPQSMGLGGGVIFTIYNASTGKVEVINARETVPASHVPGLLDQCKQAQPLGTGAQWIGVPGELRGYAEAHHRHGHLPWAQLFRPTIALLRGGLRVPRILSRFLHSSYLRPSLHASSLRQLFFNGTEPLSPHDPLPWPALAATLETVAAEGAEALYTGRLGQMLLEDVAKEGSLLTPQDLASFRPEVVDALEMPLGDYTLYSPPPPAGGAILSFVLNVLKGFNFSAESVARPEGRVNLYHHLVETLKFARGQRWRLWDPRSHPEVQNASQDLLGEALAQHIHQQIDTRGDHQLSHYSLAETWSHRMGTAHVSVLGEDGSAVSATSTINTPFGAMVYSPRTGILLNNELLDLCWRYRRGSGVTPPPVPGERPPSSMVPSILVNAAQGSKLVIGGAGGELIISAVAQAIMNKLWLGLDLQAAIAAPILHVDSKGRVEYEPSFSQGPPRGRRAWCSPRTHPLRPFSLTLTEGLYSVNTILQGPQL
- the GGT5 gene encoding glutathione hydrolase 5 proenzyme isoform X8, which gives rise to MGLGGGVIFTIYNASTGKVEVINARETVPASHVPGLLDQCKQAQPLGTGAQWIGVPGELRGYAEAHHRHGHLPWAQLFRPTIALLRGGLRVPRILSRFLHSSYLRPSLHASSLRQLFFNGTEPLSPHDPLPWPALAATLETVAAEGAEALYTGRLGQMLLEDVAKEGSLLTPQDLASFRPEVVDALEMPLGDYTLYSPPPPAGGAILSFVLNVLKGFNFSAESVARPEGRVNLYHHLVETLKFARGQRWRLWDPRSHPEVQNASQDLLGEALAQHIHQQIDTRGDHQLSHYSLAETWSHRMGTAHVSVLGEDGSAVSATSTINTPFGAMVYSPRTGILLNNELLDLCWRYRRGSGVTPPPVPGERPPSSMVPSILVNAAQGSKLVIGGAGGELIISAVAQAIMNKLWLGLDLQAAIAAPILHVDSKGRVEYEPSFSQDLNSENLDLTAWNPENPEPTALSSLEGGEEGAPVPGPEPDREARFPERGPGRVPGRGLCVRRSGPQEGWGALRLLKRLLPPQSWDPTQHMSRLAWSGRIWTPWLDGQPGASRGGDSPADGWLWGPSPALPEPLWPCPDPSNLPRPLTQDWAPTPRNPIPHLCIFQSKIKEKAAPRLIQG